One Rosa chinensis cultivar Old Blush chromosome 5, RchiOBHm-V2, whole genome shotgun sequence genomic region harbors:
- the LOC112201860 gene encoding membrane-associated 30 kDa protein, chloroplastic, producing MATKSQIFIGMSTASMPTSSSSSSTTLSMIRRPLTTSFYNGGVGAIKLETIKVAPSNKQNQFRQRGTAFVARMNLIDRFAMVIKSYANAIMSSFEDPEKILEQAVFEMNDDLMKMRQATAHVLASQKRLENKYEAAQQASENWYRKAQQAVKQGEEDLAREALKRRKSLADNASALRTQLDQQRGVVDSLLSNTKLLESKIQEAMSKKDNLKARARSAKIASEVSEMVGNVDTSGALSAFGMMEEKVLAMEALGQLTTDDLEGKFAVLESSSSVEDDLANLKKQLSAGSSKKGELPPGRTIAASNKTFLLKDSEIEMELNELRRKAN from the coding sequence ATGGCCACGAAATCGCAGATTTTTATAGGAATGTCCACGGCATCAATGcccacctcttcttcttcatcctctacCACTCTCTCTATGATCAGGAGACCTCTCACGACGTCGTTCTATAACGGCGGAGTGGGAGCTATAAAACTTGAAACGATTAAGGTTGCTCCTTCCAATAAGCAAAATCAATTTAGACAACGGGGAACTGCTTTTGTTGCTCGTATGAACCTTATCGACCGGTTTGCTATGGTCATCAAGTCATATGCAAATGCAATCATGTCTTCATTTGAAGATCCTGAGAAGATCTTGGAGCAAGCAGTTTTTGAAATGAACGATGACTTGATGAAGATGCGACAGGCCACAGCACACGTATTGGCATCTCAAAAAAGGCTGGAAAACAAGTATGAAGCTGCGCAACAGGCTTCGGAGAACTGGTACCGAAAAGCACAACAAGCTGttaagcaaggagaggaagattTAGCACGCGAAGCTCTCAAGAGGCGTAAATCTCTGGCGGATAATGCTAGTGCTTTGAGAACTCAACTTGATCAACAAAGAGGTGTTGTTGATAGTCTTTTGTCCAATACAAAGCTTTTAGAGAGCAAGATACAAGAGGCAATGTCGAAAAAGGATAACCTAAAAGCGCGGGCTCGGTCTGCAAAGATTGCTAGTGAAGTGAGCGAGATGGTGGGGAATGTTGATACGAGTGGTGCCCTTTCGGCCTTTGGAATGATGGAAGAGAAAGTTTTGGCAATGGAAGCTCTAGGCCAATTAACTACGGATGATCTGGAAGGAAAGTTCGCGGTGCTAGAGAGCTCTTCTTCTGTTGAAGATGACCTTGCAAACTTGAAGAAACAACTGTCTGCAGGTAGTTCGAAGAAAGGAGAGCTTCCGCCTGGAAGAACTATTGCCGCTTCAAACAAGACATTTCTATTAAAGGATTCTGAGATTGAGATGGAGCTTAATGAATTGAGACGGAAAGCAAATTAA
- the LOC112201547 gene encoding cyclin-dependent kinase C-2: MAVAALGQLNFDEVPGGCRDFDTFEKLRLLGQGTYGEVSLAKEKRTGEIVALKKLKLGKENYEKEGFPITAIREIKILSKLRHENVIKLKEIVTSPVRIPGHDAGDICMVFEYMDHDLTGLVNRVRFSVPQVKCYMSQLLKGLHYCHANGVLHRDIKSSNLLINNEGSLKLGDFGLARKDYQNAKLTNQVVTHWYRPPELLLGATKYGPAVDMWSAGCIFAELLCHGRPIFDGKTEADVMKKIVEVCGVPDEVNWPGVSELPLYNTFLKAMKPQQRPLRPLSETFRHCDSHALELLEKLLTLDPSKRISAKDALDADYFWTDPLPCDPKSLPKYESSHELDIQKRKQQPLQDEENAAKRQKPVQYKQQHPRGIPTPSHQQSGQAEAREQPYRPSYRSQSPVAAWSRHRYESRPPRPPPRPSAGGRRCYQSDRSASGRDSNMRSRSRHLRY; encoded by the coding sequence ATGGCAGTAGCGGCGCTTGGGCAGCTCAATTTCGATGAAGTCCCCGGCGGATGCAGAGACTTCGATACCTTCGAGAAACTGCGACTTCTTGGCCAGGGCACTTATGGCGAAGTTTCTCTGGCTAAAGAAAAAAGGACCGGAGAAATTGTGGCTTTAAAGAAACTGAAGCTGGGAAAGGAGAATTATGAGAAGGAAGGCTTCCCCATTACTGCAATAAGAGAAATCAAGATCCTGAGTAAGCTTCGTCACGAAAATGTGATCAAGTTGAAGGAGATTGTGACATCTCCGGTGCGAATTCCGGGTCATGATGCCGGTGACATCTGTATGGTGTTTGAATACATGGACCATGACTTGACAGGCCTAGTTAATCGGGTGAGATTTTCAGTCCCACAGGTTAAGTGCTACATGAGCCAACTCTTGAAGGGGCTTCACTACTGCCATGCCAATGGAGTGCTTCATCGAGATATCAAAAGCTCGAATCTTCTTATAAACAATGAAGGCAGTTTGAAGCTTGGAGATTTTGGGCTTGCCCGGAAAGATTATCAAAATGCCAAGCTTACCAACCAAGTTGTCACGCATTGGTATAGACCTCCAGAGTTGCTTCTTGGGGCTACCAAGTATGGTCCCGCTGTTGATATGTGGTCTGCTGGATGTATCTTTGCTGAGCTTCTATGCCACGGCCGGCCAATTTTCGATGGTAAAACAGAGGCTGATGTTATGAAAAAGATTGTCGAGGTGTGTGGAGTTCCAGATGAGGTCAACTGGCCTGGAGTTTCAGAGCTTCCTTTGTATAACACATTCTTGAAGGCAATGAAACCTCAGCAGAGGCCTCTTAGGCCTCTTAGTGAGACTTTCAGACACTGTGACAGCCATGCTTTGGAGTTGTTGGAGAAATTGCTTACTCTTGATCCTTCTAAGCGAATATCTGCCAAGGATGCTCTAGATGCTGACTACTTTTGGACTGATCCATTACCTTGTGATCCGAAAAGTCTACCCAAATATGAGTCATCACATGAGCTTGATATACAAAAGCGTAAGCAGCAGCCATTGCAAGATGAGGAAAATGCTGCAAAGCGTCAGAAACCGGTGCAGTACAAACAGCAACATCCCCGCGGCATTCCAACACCCAGTCATCAGCAATCTGGACAAGCAGAAGCCCGAGAGCAACCTTACCGGCCCAGCTATCGTTCTCAGTCACCAGTTGCTGCATGGTCTCGCCACCGCTATGAGAGTAGGCCTCCTCGGCCCCCTCCTCGTCCTTCTGCTGGGGGGAGAAGATGTTATCAGAGTGATCGTTCTGCTTCAGGTCGGGACTCAAACATGAGGAGTCGAAGCCGCCATCTGCGTTACTAG
- the LOC112202497 gene encoding pentatricopeptide repeat-containing protein At1g53600, mitochondrial isoform X2 encodes MPTKLQTTTNLFHKHILNYSFPRYKARCSYLSTQAYYDFQSRKASSFLVYCNSQITKSGRNGDLKQAESIFNRMPTKDTITWTAMLTAYAENGQTSLARKVFDEMPQRNVASYNAMITGYIRSKGNVDEAFGLFCTMPERNVVSYSVMITGFAKAWMFDEAERLYCEMPVQWREPVCSNALINGYLKAGRIEEAVRVFEGMSERNVVSESCMVDGYCKLGRIDDARNLFDVMLGRTVVTWTAMIDGYMKKGMFERGFELFSDMRREGIVEVNSTTMSIMFDACGAFGRCGEGIQMHGLVSRMGFDYDVFLGNSIIIMYCRFGFVDEATKIIRMMRKTNIVSWNSLIAGYVQCAEVEVAFKLFEMMPEKDVVSWTTMISGFSSKGMTRKAIQLFLLMPKKDDVAWTALVSGFVNNEEYEEALHWFIKMLRKTTRPNPLTLSSVLSASASLAALNEGMQIHSFSLKVNMENNLSVRNALVSMYSKCGNVIDANRIFTSIFSPNTVSFNSMITGFAQNGFGEEALNLFWSMQNEGCEPNQITFLGVLSACVHVGLVKEGRQFFNSMQSLHHIEPGPDHYACMVDLLGRSGLLDEAVELIHSMPFEPHAGVWGALLGASRAHLRLDLAELATQHLIKLEPDNATPYVVLSNIYSTLGKVKDGDQVRMTKNSKGIRKSPGCSWVTLKDKVHLFLAGDQSHQDFQDIEVILWIITMEIGQLAGSSKVKIHRAPTRS; translated from the exons ATgccaacaaaactccaaactacAACCAACCTTTTCCATAAACACATCCTCAACTATAGCTTCCCACGTTATAAGGCTCGCTGCTCATATTTGTCTACTCAAGCATACTATGACTTTCAAAGCAGAAAAGCTAGCAGCTTTCTTGTTTACTGCAACTCCCAAATCACTAAAAGTGGAAGAAATGGTGATCTCAAACAAGCAGAGTCGATTTTCAATCGTATGCCAACTAAGGACACTATCACCTGGACTGCCATGCTGACTGCATATGCAGAGAATGGCCAAACTAGCTTGGCACGcaaggtgttcgatgaaatgcccCAACGAAACGTAGCATCATATAATGCGATGATCACGGGTTATATTCGGAGCAAAGGTAATGTAGATGAAGCTTTTGGGTTGTTTTGTACGATGCCTGAGCGTAATGTGGTGTCTTATAGTGTGATGATCACTGGTTTCGCAAAGGCGTGGATGTTCGACGAGGCTGAGAGGCTTTACTGTGAGATGCCAGTTCAGTGGCGGGAACCGGTTTGTTCAAATGCGTTGATAAATGGGTATTTGAAGGCGGGAAGAATCGAAGAGGCGGTTAGAGTTTTCGAGGGAATGTCAGAGAGAAATGTGGTTTCTGAGAGTTGCATGGTTGATGGGTATTGCAAACTGGGAAGGATTGATGATGCTAGAAATTTGTTTGATGTGATGCTGGGGAGGACTGTGGTTACTTGGACGGCAATGATTGATGGGTACATGAAGAAGGGAATGTTCGAAAGGGGTTTTGAATTGTTTTCGGATATGAGAAGGGAGGGGATAGTGGAGGTCAATTCCACTACCATGAGCATAATGTTTGACGCTTGTGGTGCTTTTGGTAGATGTGGAGAAGGGATTCAGATGCACGGGTTAGTTTCCCGAATGGGATTTGATTATGATGTCTTTTTAGGAAATTCTATTATCATTATGTATTGTAGGTTTGGTTTTGTAGATGAAGCTACTAAGATAATACGTATGATGAGGAAGACAAATATAGTTTCCTGGAATTCCTTAATTGCAGGTTATGTTCAATGTGCCGAAGTTGAAGTAGCTTTTAAACTGTTTGAGATGATGCCTGAAAAGGATGTAGTTTCATGGACGACCATGATATCAGGATTCTCAAGCAAGGGCATGACTAGGAAAGCCATCCAATTGTTTTTGTTGATGCCTAAGAAGGATGATGTTGCTTGGACTGCTCTAGTTTCAGGTTTTGTAAATAATGAGGAATATGAGGAAGCTCTCCATTGGTTTATCAAGATGCTTCGGAAAACAACCAGGCCTAATCCACTTACTTTGAGCAGTGTGCTCAGTGCTTCAGCCAGTTTGGCCGCTCTAAATGAGGGGATGCAGATCCATTCTTTTTCACTGAAGGTGAATATGGAAAATAATTTATCTGTTCGAAATGCTCTGGTCTCAATGTATTCAAAGTGTGGGAATGTCATTGATGCCAATCGGATCTTCACAAGTATCTTTTCACCCAATACTGTTTCATTCAACTCCATGATTACTGGGTTTGCCCAAAATGGTTTTGGGGAAGAAGCCCTGAACTTGTTTTGGAGCATGCAGAATGAAGGTTGCGAGCCAAACCAAATCACATTTCTGGGTGTTCTTTCAGCTTGTGTCCATGTGGGACTAGTAAAAGAAGGACGGCAGTTTTTTAATTCGATGCAATCATTGCACCACATAGAACCAGGACCGGATCACTATGCTTGCATGGTTGATCTCCTTGGACGATCTGGCTTGCTAGATGAAGCTGTCGAGTTGATTCATTCAATGCCATTTGAGCCCCATGCTGGGGTTTGGGGAGCTCTTCTTGGTGCTAGCAGGGCTCATTTACGTCTTGATCTTGCAGAGCTTGCAACTCAGCACCTGATCAAATTGGAGCCTGATAATGCAACCCCTTATGTGGTTTTATCCAATATATATTCTACTTTAGGGAAAGTGAAGGATGGAGACCAAGTGAGGATGACCAAGAATTCAAAAGGGATAAGGAAGAGTCCAGGCTGCAGCTGGGTTACATTGAAGGACAAGGTTCATTTATTTCTTGCAGGAGATCAATCCCATCAGGACTTCCAAGATATTGAAGTGATACTCTGGATCATAACAATGGAAATAGGACAGCTAGCTGGATCGTCCAAAG TAAAGATTCATCGAGCTCCAACTCGTTCATGA
- the LOC112202497 gene encoding pentatricopeptide repeat-containing protein At1g53600, mitochondrial isoform X1 has translation MPTKLQTTTNLFHKHILNYSFPRYKARCSYLSTQAYYDFQSRKASSFLVYCNSQITKSGRNGDLKQAESIFNRMPTKDTITWTAMLTAYAENGQTSLARKVFDEMPQRNVASYNAMITGYIRSKGNVDEAFGLFCTMPERNVVSYSVMITGFAKAWMFDEAERLYCEMPVQWREPVCSNALINGYLKAGRIEEAVRVFEGMSERNVVSESCMVDGYCKLGRIDDARNLFDVMLGRTVVTWTAMIDGYMKKGMFERGFELFSDMRREGIVEVNSTTMSIMFDACGAFGRCGEGIQMHGLVSRMGFDYDVFLGNSIIIMYCRFGFVDEATKIIRMMRKTNIVSWNSLIAGYVQCAEVEVAFKLFEMMPEKDVVSWTTMISGFSSKGMTRKAIQLFLLMPKKDDVAWTALVSGFVNNEEYEEALHWFIKMLRKTTRPNPLTLSSVLSASASLAALNEGMQIHSFSLKVNMENNLSVRNALVSMYSKCGNVIDANRIFTSIFSPNTVSFNSMITGFAQNGFGEEALNLFWSMQNEGCEPNQITFLGVLSACVHVGLVKEGRQFFNSMQSLHHIEPGPDHYACMVDLLGRSGLLDEAVELIHSMPFEPHAGVWGALLGASRAHLRLDLAELATQHLIKLEPDNATPYVVLSNIYSTLGKVKDGDQVRMTKNSKGIRKSPGCSWVTLKDKVHLFLAGDQSHQDFQDIEVILWIITMEIGQLAGSSKGDHSLNCFLHQ, from the coding sequence ATgccaacaaaactccaaactacAACCAACCTTTTCCATAAACACATCCTCAACTATAGCTTCCCACGTTATAAGGCTCGCTGCTCATATTTGTCTACTCAAGCATACTATGACTTTCAAAGCAGAAAAGCTAGCAGCTTTCTTGTTTACTGCAACTCCCAAATCACTAAAAGTGGAAGAAATGGTGATCTCAAACAAGCAGAGTCGATTTTCAATCGTATGCCAACTAAGGACACTATCACCTGGACTGCCATGCTGACTGCATATGCAGAGAATGGCCAAACTAGCTTGGCACGcaaggtgttcgatgaaatgcccCAACGAAACGTAGCATCATATAATGCGATGATCACGGGTTATATTCGGAGCAAAGGTAATGTAGATGAAGCTTTTGGGTTGTTTTGTACGATGCCTGAGCGTAATGTGGTGTCTTATAGTGTGATGATCACTGGTTTCGCAAAGGCGTGGATGTTCGACGAGGCTGAGAGGCTTTACTGTGAGATGCCAGTTCAGTGGCGGGAACCGGTTTGTTCAAATGCGTTGATAAATGGGTATTTGAAGGCGGGAAGAATCGAAGAGGCGGTTAGAGTTTTCGAGGGAATGTCAGAGAGAAATGTGGTTTCTGAGAGTTGCATGGTTGATGGGTATTGCAAACTGGGAAGGATTGATGATGCTAGAAATTTGTTTGATGTGATGCTGGGGAGGACTGTGGTTACTTGGACGGCAATGATTGATGGGTACATGAAGAAGGGAATGTTCGAAAGGGGTTTTGAATTGTTTTCGGATATGAGAAGGGAGGGGATAGTGGAGGTCAATTCCACTACCATGAGCATAATGTTTGACGCTTGTGGTGCTTTTGGTAGATGTGGAGAAGGGATTCAGATGCACGGGTTAGTTTCCCGAATGGGATTTGATTATGATGTCTTTTTAGGAAATTCTATTATCATTATGTATTGTAGGTTTGGTTTTGTAGATGAAGCTACTAAGATAATACGTATGATGAGGAAGACAAATATAGTTTCCTGGAATTCCTTAATTGCAGGTTATGTTCAATGTGCCGAAGTTGAAGTAGCTTTTAAACTGTTTGAGATGATGCCTGAAAAGGATGTAGTTTCATGGACGACCATGATATCAGGATTCTCAAGCAAGGGCATGACTAGGAAAGCCATCCAATTGTTTTTGTTGATGCCTAAGAAGGATGATGTTGCTTGGACTGCTCTAGTTTCAGGTTTTGTAAATAATGAGGAATATGAGGAAGCTCTCCATTGGTTTATCAAGATGCTTCGGAAAACAACCAGGCCTAATCCACTTACTTTGAGCAGTGTGCTCAGTGCTTCAGCCAGTTTGGCCGCTCTAAATGAGGGGATGCAGATCCATTCTTTTTCACTGAAGGTGAATATGGAAAATAATTTATCTGTTCGAAATGCTCTGGTCTCAATGTATTCAAAGTGTGGGAATGTCATTGATGCCAATCGGATCTTCACAAGTATCTTTTCACCCAATACTGTTTCATTCAACTCCATGATTACTGGGTTTGCCCAAAATGGTTTTGGGGAAGAAGCCCTGAACTTGTTTTGGAGCATGCAGAATGAAGGTTGCGAGCCAAACCAAATCACATTTCTGGGTGTTCTTTCAGCTTGTGTCCATGTGGGACTAGTAAAAGAAGGACGGCAGTTTTTTAATTCGATGCAATCATTGCACCACATAGAACCAGGACCGGATCACTATGCTTGCATGGTTGATCTCCTTGGACGATCTGGCTTGCTAGATGAAGCTGTCGAGTTGATTCATTCAATGCCATTTGAGCCCCATGCTGGGGTTTGGGGAGCTCTTCTTGGTGCTAGCAGGGCTCATTTACGTCTTGATCTTGCAGAGCTTGCAACTCAGCACCTGATCAAATTGGAGCCTGATAATGCAACCCCTTATGTGGTTTTATCCAATATATATTCTACTTTAGGGAAAGTGAAGGATGGAGACCAAGTGAGGATGACCAAGAATTCAAAAGGGATAAGGAAGAGTCCAGGCTGCAGCTGGGTTACATTGAAGGACAAGGTTCATTTATTTCTTGCAGGAGATCAATCCCATCAGGACTTCCAAGATATTGAAGTGATACTCTGGATCATAACAATGGAAATAGGACAGCTAGCTGGATCGTCCAAAGGTGATCATTCTTTGAATTGTTTTCTGCATCAGTAA